The sequence TTCCCACATTTCTCACATTTATAaggcttttctccagtgtgaactctcCTGTGTTTAGTGAGACTGGAGCTTTCAGCAAAAGattttccacattcactgcactcataaggcttttctccagtgtgaattcaCTTATGAACATGGAACGTAGAGCTGTGGGTAAATGATTTTCCACAATCATTGCATTCATAaggcctttctccagtgtgaactctctGATGTGCAATGAGTTGGTACTTGTGCCTAAAAAATTTCTGACAAGCTTCACAAGCATATGGCTTTTCTCCATTGTGAATTCTCTGGTGTGCAAGGAGGCGAGACTTcttcttaaataattttccaCATTCCCTACACACATAAGGCCTTCCTCCCATATGGCCATGCTGGTGTAGAACGAGGTTACCCTTGTGACTAAAACATTTCCCACATTCCCCACACTTAAAAGGTCTTTCTGTAGTGTGAACTCGCTGATGATTCCTAAGGTGTCCTTTTTCAATAAAAGATTTCCCACATTCTCCACACTTGTAaggtctttctccagtgtgaatgCGCTGATGGTGAACAAGGCTGCGCTTATGACTAAAAGATTTCCCACATTCTCCACACTCATAAGGTCTTTCTCCAGTATGAACACGCTGATGGCTCCTAAGGTGCCCGTTTGAACTAAAAGATTTCCCACATTCTCCACACCCATAAGGTCGTTCTCTAGGGTGAACTCGCTGATGTAGAATGAGGGTGCCCTTATGACTAAAAGATTTCCCACACTCTCCACACTCATAAAGTCTGTCTCCAGTGTGAATGTGGTGATGGTTCCTAAGGTGTCCTTTTGAACTAAAAGATTTCCCACATTCTCCACACTCATAAGGTCTTGCTCCAGTGTGAACTCGCTGGTGTAGAACGAGGTTGCCCTTTTGACTGAAAGATTTCCCACATTCTCCACACTGATAAGGTCTTTCTCCACTGTGAACTCGCTGATGGTGAACAAGACTGCGCTTATGACTGAAAGACTTCCCACATTCTCCACACTCATAAGGTCTTTCTCCACTGTGAACTCGCTGGTGTAGGGCGAGGTTGCCCTTTTGACTGAAAGATTTCCCACATTCTCCACACTGATAaggtctttctccagtgtgaactcgCTGATGGTGAACAAGACTGCGCTTATGACTGAAAGATTTCACACATTCTCCACACTCGTAAGGTCTTTCTCCAGCGTGAACTCGTTGATGGCTCCTAAGATGTCCTTCTGAACTAAAAGATTTCCCACACTCTTCACACTCATaaggtttttctccagtgtgaaatCGCTGATGTTGAATGAGGCTTCTCTTTTGACTAAAGGATTTCCCACATTCTCCACATTCATGTTTTTTTCCAGTGTGAACTCTCTGATGATTACTGAAGCTAGCATATTTGCTAAAGGATTTCACACATTCTCCACATTCATAAAGTCTTTTACTAGTGTGAACTCTCTGATGATTACTGCAGCTAGCATGTTTGCTAAAGGATTTCCCACATTCACAGCACACATAACACTCTTCTCTAGGGAGAAGTCTCTCGTGCTGACTGAGTGTATGTTTGGTGCTAAAATGTTTCATGGATTCTCCATGGCTATAGTGAGCTCCCCCCCACCGAAAGGGAGACACACACTCAGTTTTGCTGTTTGACTTCTCCCCAGTGTGAGTGGCCTCCTGCTGGAGTAATCCTGAAATGGGCAAAAAGTCTTTCCCACTCTGACTGAAGACAGATGACTCCTCTGACACATGGAACTTACACCTCTTCACAAACAACACTTCCTCAACACTGCCtctgtagggtttctctccaatGTACTCATTCTGGTGTTGATGAAAGTTTCCACTGTCATACAATTTGTTCCCCCAGGCCTCACAGCTGTGCAGTTTCTGCTTGGGATGTGTTCCCTGATGATCTCCCATGTGTGGAATGTCTCCTAAGATAGGGCCGCACATCTCACAGGGGTGGGCCTTCTTGGGAGACACACCTGCCATAGGAATCCTGACCTGAGTCTCTCTTTGTATATAAATACTTTGCTTAGAAGGTGCCTCATCTTCCACTCCACACCAACAACCTGAAAGCAAGAAAATGCTGGTGAAGTGCATGTTAACTCTGCTGGGAAGGCACAGACCACCCACAAGTGTATCTGACAAATTGAGGAATTACTCCAAGGAAATACTTGGAGGAACAGAACATTGGCTTCAGGTGGAACATGGTGCTATTTATTATTACTGGACTCTAAAGGTCACAGAATGTAGGAGGCCTCATAACATAAAGAACACAACCAGGTATGTAACACAGGGAGTATAGGCAGGGTCTACAATTCCTGCATCTGCAAACCACTCATCTGCAGAACTTTACATCCTCATGACATGTGAGTGCTGTAGAGAGGGATTTGTCCAGGCCAAGGAAAACAGGAGTACAACACAGCAGCTACTGCTCGACGTCAGTTTAACAAAGCATATATATTTGCTAACACAAATCTCTATGCCAACACTGGAGAACACTGTAGATGGCGATGTATGTAAGACGGATGAGATTTGGGGTCCAGAGATGTGAAGATTAGACAGGAGAATGGATATTAGGGTACAAGTAGgtcaaaggttaaaaaaaaaaaaaaagagtagaagtgATAAGGCAGACAAGTGACAAGTGTGATGCTCtcaagaatgaggaagaaaagacGAATTATGTGTGCTTACTTCTCTTGCCACAGAAATACTACTAAAATAGATTAGGTTCCTAGTATGCTTTCAATAAAGCCCTGACTCCATGACCTCCTCCAGGgtgccactttttctttttttttttttttttgagacggagtcttgctctgtcgcacaggctggagtgcagtggcgcaatctgggctcactgcaacctcccctcccaagttcaagcaattctctgcctcagcctcccaagtagcagggattacaggcatgtgccactacactcgactaatttttgtatttttagtagagacagggtttcaccatcttggccaggctggtcttgaactcctgacctcatgatccacctgcctgggcctcccaaagtgctgggattacaggcacgagccacctcacccagcccaggGTGCCAGTCTTGAGGGACACATTCATTCTGAGCCCATTATGCTGAGGCTGAATTCATTTGCATCTTCTGCAGCATGGAAGACTGTGCATCCCACCACAATGATGATCAAATACATGGGAAATGAATAACGTACAAACTAAGGGAAAGACAGAACAAGGGAACAGCCAACATTGTCTCAGAACAACTCAGCCCATGAAAGCCCACGagagaaaaaaacagtatttcaagGAGAATTTCTAAAGAAGGTCTTACAAGAACAGCCTCTGGTCTATGTAGGCAGTGATGTAGTCTGTGAAGGCAATTCCCACCACAGGAAGGCATAAGAAAATAGcagctaggccgggcgcggtggctcaagcctgtaatcccagcactttgggaggccgagtcgggcggatcacgaggtcaggagatcgagaccatcctggctaacaccgtgaaaccccatctctactaaaaatacaaaaaactagccgggcgaggtggcgggcgcctgtagtcccagctactccggaggctgaggcaggagaatggcatgaacccgggaggcggagcttgcagtgagctgagatccggctactgcactccagcccgggctacagagcaagactccgtctcaaaaaaaaaaaaaaaaaaagaaaatagcagctAGAGAAAGGAAGTACACTCTGGGTACACAGGAACCTGAAATCTGGACAAGGACACCCAAACATCCACAGGACTAACAAGGTGGGCTTCTGACTATGAATCCCTCCCTGGGAGCCTGCAGTAAAGCAGGTGTTGGGGCTGCTCCAAGAAAGGAGCAGGGCAGTATGGACACCTCAGTTCTACCAACCAAGAACCTACCCACAGAACTGAAGCAGGAAGCTGTGTCCATGCTCCTGACATGAGAAAGTCTTGCCAATGGGGAAAGAGGGGGGAAAGCAGAGACTAGCTCGGGTCACAGGGTAATTGTGAGCAACTTACCCAGGGAGGATATAAGTGCCAGGTTCTCCAGGGTCACATCACGGTACAggcatctctgagcctcactaAGGAGATTCCATTCCTCCTGGGTAAATTTCACAGCCACGTCTTCAAAAGTCACTGTGCCCTGTTATGATGTTGACAGATGAAACTACAAACGGCCCCTATGCTGAGGTACCACAATCCCTCTCTCCCACACATCTACTCTCGCACATCCTCCTCTCAAGGAGGAGGTTCCTGGTATGCTTTCAATAAAGCCCTGACTCCATGACCTCCTCCAGGTGCCACTGGAGAAACTAGGCCCACTGGTCATGGGGTACAGCCACCAACAATAATTAGTTGAACAAATAGGTATCTGTGAGGTGGCTGTGACATAAGAGTCCACCCCCTCCTGACAAGCACTTCCCCCAGTATGACCGAGGGCATGGAGAGCTCAATGTGGCACCTTCAGCACATCAGACATACCCTCTCTGAATGCACATCATTCTTTAGACTTCCAGGTACATATCCATGTCCATCCCCAGCTCACTGTCACACACCACTGGCCTCTCTCTTGCCTTTAAACAACTTAAagtatatgtttttgtttgtttgtttgagacagagtctcactctgtcgccaggcttaagtgtagtggcacaatctcggctcactgcaacctccacctcctgggttcaagcaattatcctgcctcaatctcccgaacagctgggattacaggtgtgtaccaccacacctggttaattttttgtgtttttagtagtgataggatttcaccatgttggccaggctggtctcgaactcctgactttgtgatctgcccatctaggcctcccaaagtgctaagactacaggcattaGCACAGTGTCCAGCCAGCTTAAAGTATCTTAATTCCCTCCTTTTTCTTCAACTAGGGTGGGTTAAAATCTCCCCCTAGGGTTATAATGTTGGTAAAACAAATGACATCTGATATTCTACAGATGTCATCAAGAGCAATTTATAAATCAAATGTAttgagccaggcgcagtggctcacatttgttatcccagcgttttgggaggctgagccgggtggatcgcctcaggtcaggagtttgagaccagcctggccaacaatgtgaaacctcggtctactaaaaatacaaaaaattagcagagcgtggtgtcgggcacctgtgatcccagctactcgggatgctgaggcagaagaatcgcttgaacctgggaggcagaggttgcagtgagccgagatcacgccactgcactccagcctgggcaacaagaacaaaactctgcctcaaaaaaaaaaaaaaaaaatcaaacatattaACAGCCTGATAAGAGGGACACCACTCACCACGGAAAGCCACATGGGGGATGCATTGTAGATAAGAGAGAGCAACCATGGCCATGGCATGCAAGCTTTGTAAGATGAAGAGAATGTAATGGCCTGATTCCCTCAGGAGGATGCCATTGACTTGAACTCTGCCTGGTCCCATCGATGGAAAGGCTTCAGAGGCTAGGACAcattacctatttttttcttttcttttttttttttttgtgacgggagtctcgctctgtcacccaggctggagtatggtggtgcaatcttggctcactgcaacctccgcctcctgggttcaagcaattctcctgtctcagcacctcagtagctgggattacaggcatgtaccaccatgcccagctaatttctgtattttttttttttttttttgaaacagagtctcgctctgtcacccaggctggagtgcagtggccggatctcagctcactgcaagctccgcctcccgggttctcctgcctcagcctcccgagtagctgggactacaggtgcccgccacctcgcccggctagttttttgtattttttagtagagacgggatttcaccatgttagccaggatggtctcgatctcctgacctcgtgatctgcccgtctcggcctcccaaagtgctgggattacaggcttgagccaccgtgcccggcctaatttctgtatttttaatagagatggtgtttcgccatattgggcaggctggtttcaaactcctgatggaaaatgatccacctgcctcagcctcctaaagtgctgagattacaggcgtgagccactgcacccattcAGATACATTACTTAAGAGCATGAAGTAGCCAGTCATGGAGtctcccacctataatcccagcactctgggaggccaaagtggaaggactgcttgatcccaggagttcaagaccagcctggacaacatggccaagaccctgtttctacatacacacacacacacacacacacacacacacgagaaaaaaatttaaaatatacaaaaagatagTTAAATGGGAAAGAAACTTGCACTCAGGCCATTTGGGGTTGTACCAATATCACCAGGCATCCACGTGGCAAATCACATTGGGCCTTCATTTTTGGCCTTACACCACATCGTGGCTGACACCACCCAGAGTGTGTATGGCCCATTCAAACCGATCCACTATTACCACAGAATTGCAATTCTACCGGATCCTAAAAGGAGTGGTGGTCTCAAGTAATTCTATGAAGGCCTCCTTGCACGGCTCCACAGCAACACAGAACCACGTGTGGCTTCAGCTATTCCTGACCCTATTCCACTTCTGTGCTTCACTTGCCAACCGCTCGGCAATGATGACCTTTCCCTCAATTCCTCCTGTACTTCTGCCTACGTCTCATGTCTATTATTTCCATGAAGTCCGCGCCATGACAAGCTATGCCATCTGATACACCCGACATTGTCACTTACCTCCCTCTCCTGTTTATGAATGCCAATCATGTCACCCAGGAACCCAGGCAAAACATCCAGTCCTCAGCCTCCAACCATTCCTTTCTGGCCCCCTGAAACATTTACTACCTTATTCTGAAGTGTGCCCTCCAAAACGGGACCCGTGGCTAACTCACCTTAGTCCACACATTAGCTATCATATATTGGATGTCTCCGATATCAATTCCTTCCCAGATATCGCAACCTATGTGGACATTACTTACTTGCTGCCACTACTTACTGGTCTTTGAAGCATCTCAGGCTCCTAGCATGGTGAAAACAACCCTCCTTATATCCCCAA comes from Macaca fascicularis isolate 582-1 chromosome 19, T2T-MFA8v1.1 and encodes:
- the ZNF814 gene encoding LOW QUALITY PROTEIN: zinc finger protein 814 (The sequence of the model RefSeq protein was modified relative to this genomic sequence to represent the inferred CDS: deleted 1 base in 1 codon; substituted 1 base at 1 genomic stop codon), which encodes MAAAATLRLSAQGTVTFEDVAVKFTQEEWNLLSEAQRCLYRDVTLENLALISSLGCWCGVEDEAPSKQSIYIQRETQVRIPMAGVSPKKAHPCEMCGPILGDIPHMGDHQGTHPKQKLHSCEAWGNKLYDSGNFHQHQNEYIGEKPYRGSVEEVLFVKRCKFHVSEESSVFSQSGKDFLPISGLLQQEATHTGEKSNSKTECVSPFRWGGAHYSHGESMKHFSTKHTLSQHERLLPREECYVCCECGKSFSKHASCSNHQRVHTSKRLYECGECGKSFSQKRSLIQHQRFHTGEKPYECEECGKSFSSEGHLRSHQRVHAGERPYECGECVKSFSHKRSLVHHQRVHTGERPYQCGECGKSFSQKGNLALHQRVHSGERPYECGECGKSFSHKRSLVHHQRVHSGERPYQCGECGKSFSQKGNLVLHQRVHTGARPYECGECGKSFSSKGHLRNHHHIHTGDRLYECGECGKSFSHKGTLILHQRVHPRERPYGCGECGKSFSSNGHLRSHQRVHTGERPYECGECGKSFSHKRSLVHHQRIHTGERPYKCGECGKSFIEKGHLRNHQRVHTTERPFKCGECGKCFSHKGNLVLHQHGHMGGRPYVCRECGKLFKKKSRLLAHQRIHNGEKPYACEACQKFFRHKYQLIAHQRVHTGERPYECNDCGKSFTHSSTFHVHKXIHTGEKPYECSECGKSFAESSSLTKHRRVHTGEKPYKCEKCGKLFNKKSHFLVHQKVHTGEKSYECEDCQKVFSKKDHLIAHQRVHTGEKPYECNDCGKSFTHNSAFHVHKRVHTGTRPYECSECGKYFAGSSCLTKQKRVHTGEKPYGWSECGEKFSQSFSLFHHQRVHKRKALIV